The proteins below come from a single Mya arenaria isolate MELC-2E11 chromosome 8, ASM2691426v1 genomic window:
- the LOC128244514 gene encoding uncharacterized protein LOC128244514: MIFYESQQDASSHDAGSGGSTPTCSSETTKSSKSTEESLDNVKRQSPITQTDVASSTEPGGSCPVRENDAKPACKPSCGPWTGDECREAIENLFDSSKTIHNVFLCSKIDCTSVNLHEQQRLKPKKFQHSWLNKEHWWLCYIEGEGMFCLACRKHDMKHPQNLKEVFAAAPSVRLKGDAIKSHSKSILHAAALESEMLQRASYFQKEINKRSDTQNVILEQAFSSAYFMMSTFIANRQFVPLLNHIEKVYDVDSLKYFGHRSRGAQQEIFETLGQTMKNEVLRKVRAASAFGILTDEVSDVSVAENLVTFIQYFCKETGHVETQFLACQNILESFESADSNAITTLILEELEERGGLDLSSFTGLTSDGASVMAVMAVLSELAKKNGSIFENSNPAEICTA; encoded by the exons ACAATGTCAAAAGGCAGTCACCTATCACCCAGACAGATGTTGCCAGCAGCACAGAACCAGGTGGTTCTTGTCCTGTCAGAGAGAATGATGCCAAACCAGCTTGTAAACCCTCATGTGGACCTTGGACTGGTGATGAATGTAGAGAAGCCATAGAAAACCTTTTTGACTCCTCCAAAACAATACACAATGTATTCCTGTGCAGTAAGATAGACTGCACTAGTGTAAATTTACATGAGCAGCAGAGACTTAAGCCAAAGAAATTTCAGCACAGTTGGCTGAATAAAGAACACTGGTGGCTTTGCTACATTGAAGGCGAAGGAATGTTCTGCCTTGCTTGTCGTAAACATGATATGAAACACCCACAGAATCTTAAGGAGGTTTTTGCAGCTGCCCCAAGTGTCCGTTTGAAAGGAGATGCCATTAAATCCCACAGCAAGAGCATTCTTCATGCAGCAGCACTTGAAAGTGAAATGCTTCAAAGGGCATCTTACTTCCAAAAGGAAATAAACAAACGGTCGGACACACAAAATGTAATTCTAGAACAGGCATTCAGTAGTGCTTATTTTATGATGAGTACATTCATAGCAAACAGACAGTTTGTTCCATTGCTGAATCATATAGAAAAGGTATATGATGTAGACAGTTTGAAATACTTTGGGCATAGATCCAGGGGAGCCCAACAGGAAATCTTTGAAACTCTAGGTCAGACTATGAAGAATGAAGTACTGCGTAAGGTGAGAGCAGCATCAGCATTTGGTATACTTACTGATGAAGTATCAGATGTATCAGTAGCTGAAAATCTTGTAACTTTCATACAGTACTTTTGCAAAGAGACTGGTCATGTTGAAACTCAGTTCTTGGCTTGCCAGAACATTCTTGAATCTTTTGAGTCTGCAGATTCAAATGCAATTACTACTCTGATTCTTGAAGAACTTGAGGAGCGTGGAGGGTTGGACTTGTCTTCTTTTACTGGGCTAACCTCTGATGGTGCTTCCGTGATG GCAGTTATGGCAGTACTTTCAGAACTCGCCAAAAAGAATGGCAGcatatttgaaaattcaaacccAGCTGAAATCTGTACGGCTTGA
- the LOC128244877 gene encoding uncharacterized protein LOC128244877 has translation MKKLKFIGVIYILRDILPILGDLSRRFQKGYLSFAAIVPAINMTKDRLHNLVADAKPMESLSRDIESFTDMCAEIKMNQNDAKELHTLFEKYVSALVENIDNRFTDSSPVLEAFNVFDPMLVPDSGVEMRSYGHGQIEVLSNHYFKENPDKSDRLKAEWEGMKYHLRDVIKPSMPDSVKSGKEQTETTTEWCLLQLLKNIAVRQLYPNVIYIAEVIASLPVSNAWPERGASTLKALKTRLRNRLSTSMLESLLHICINAPKPSSLEGQQLVKAAVNAWLENRNRRKLPKQSGSATVTAASATSVIDVEDAGVQTDPYMDVSEDVIRTAVDIALKKLSLDEYDAGDSDSDWSDDEDCCSKNL, from the coding sequence ATGAAAAAGCTCAAATTTATTGGCGTCATCTACATTCTTAGAGACATTCTTCCCATCCTTGGTGATCTGTCCCGTCGATTCCAAAAGGGATATTTGAGTTTTGCAGCCATTGTACCCGctataaatatgacaaaagatAGGCTACATAATCTCGTTGCTGATGCCAAACCAATGGAAAGTCTTAGTCGGGACATTGAATCATTCACTGACATGTGTGCTGAAatcaaaatgaatcaaaatgaCGCAAAGGAACTGCATACtctatttgaaaaatatgtcagTGCTTTGGTTGAGAACATTGACAACAGGTTTACAGATAGCTCACCAGTCTTGGAAGCATTCAATGTTTTTGATCCAATGCTGGTGCCTGATTCTGGTGTTGAGATGAGGAGTTATGGTCACGGTCAAATTGAAGTGCTGTCTAATCATTACTTCAAGGAAAATCCTGATAAATCAGACAGACTGAAAGCAGAGTGGGaaggaatgaaatatcatttgagAGATGTCATCAAACCTAGCATGCCTGATTCTGTTAAATCAGGCAAAGAACAAACAGAAACTACTACTGAATGGTGTCTTCTACAACTGCTAAAGAATATTGCAGTGAGGCAACTGTATCCCAATGTAATCTACATTGCAGAAGTGATAGCCTCACTCCCAGTTTCTAATGCATGGCCTGAGAGAGGTGCTAGTACACTGAAGGCTTTGAAAACAAGGCTGCGTAACAGACTGAGTACATCCATGTTAGAGTCTTTGCTTCACATTTGCATAAATGCTCCTAAGCCATCATCCCTGGAAGGTCAGCAGCTAGTGAAGGCAGCTGTAAATGCATGGTTAGAGAACAGAAACAGGCGTAAACTTCCAAAACAGTCTGGATCAGCAACAGTCACAGCTGCTAGTGCTACAAGTGTCATAGATGTTGAGGATGCTGGAGTCCAGACAGATCCATATATGGATGTTAGTGAAGATGTCATCAGGACAGCAGTTGACATTGCTTTAAAAAAGCTTAGCCTTGACGAGTATGATGCTGGCGACTCAGATTCAGACTGGTCAGATGACGAAGATTGTTGTTCCAAAAATTTGTGA